The following are encoded together in the Robertmurraya sp. FSL R5-0851 genome:
- a CDS encoding serine/threonine protein kinase, translated as MQRDLLIVDQLLSQIKITSNRENKPVTIHGSAKDLRCIGVGTDAAVFQYIHNPTYAFKLFADDKKGKIQIEASVYEVSAGASYFPKCYAANDRYLVLSFESGITLYDCLIQGIRIPSQVIQDVEKAREYARKNNLNPRDIHLKNILLQNGRAKVIDVSEYMNKGNDHRWEDLKKAHDEYYPLIEGKAVPSLLLETIQSCYNNRQSSSMEEFMKEIFKTKVLSPFRVPEEV; from the coding sequence ATGCAAAGAGATTTATTAATAGTAGATCAATTGTTGTCACAAATTAAGATAACTTCAAATAGAGAGAACAAACCTGTAACCATTCACGGTAGCGCCAAGGATCTACGATGTATCGGAGTGGGGACAGATGCCGCGGTATTTCAGTATATTCATAACCCAACATACGCATTTAAACTGTTTGCTGATGATAAAAAAGGAAAAATTCAAATCGAAGCTTCTGTATATGAAGTTTCAGCGGGGGCATCGTACTTTCCTAAATGTTATGCCGCAAATGATCGATATTTAGTCTTAAGCTTTGAATCTGGCATTACACTGTATGATTGTCTCATTCAGGGAATTCGTATTCCATCACAAGTCATACAAGATGTTGAAAAGGCAAGAGAATACGCTAGGAAAAATAATTTAAATCCTCGTGATATTCATTTGAAAAATATTTTACTTCAAAATGGTCGAGCAAAAGTCATTGATGTGTCTGAGTATATGAACAAAGGAAATGATCATCGATGGGAGGATCTGAAAAAAGCTCATGATGAATACTATCCTTTGATTGAAGGTAAAGCAGTACCGTCTTTACTTTTGGAAACCATTCAAAGTTGCTATAACAATAGACAATCATCTTCAATGGAAGAGTTTATGAAGGAAATATTTAAGACGAAAGTGTTAAGTCCTTTTCGTGTACCTGAGGAGGTGTAG
- a CDS encoding GNAT family N-acetyltransferase, translating into MSIEIHTFPNLETDRLVLRKITKDDASNILSYLSDNEVMKYYGLEPFKSINEALDEISWYQSLEKNNKGLRWGITLKEEGIVIGSCGFHNFVSQHFRTEIGFELSRDYWGKGIAGEALKTIIAYGFQQFGFQRIEALIEPPNLSSQRLVEKQGFIREGLLRKYEYTRGKFDDLYMYSLLREDFSKLE; encoded by the coding sequence ATGTCTATAGAGATTCATACATTTCCAAATCTTGAAACGGATAGATTAGTTTTGAGAAAAATTACAAAAGACGATGCTAGTAATATACTTAGCTATCTTTCTGATAACGAAGTAATGAAATATTATGGATTGGAACCCTTTAAATCTATCAACGAGGCATTGGACGAGATATCATGGTATCAATCCCTTGAAAAGAACAATAAAGGATTAAGATGGGGAATTACGTTAAAAGAAGAGGGAATTGTTATTGGTAGTTGTGGTTTTCATAACTTTGTTTCTCAACATTTCCGTACAGAGATTGGATTTGAGTTAAGCAGAGATTACTGGGGAAAAGGAATAGCTGGAGAGGCATTAAAAACAATCATTGCCTATGGTTTTCAACAATTTGGGTTTCAAAGGATAGAAGCGTTAATTGAACCTCCTAACCTTTCATCCCAAAGGTTAGTGGAGAAACAGGGATTTATTAGAGAAGGTTTACTTAGAAAATATGAGTATACTCGCGGGAAATTTGATGATTTATATATGTATTCATTGTTAAGGGAGGATTTTTCTAAATTGGAATGA
- a CDS encoding ABC transporter transmembrane domain-containing protein, giving the protein MKHPQHGGAPSSNGINKASLKQLISYCRAYIPIITVALVLAMLGSVFNIVGPELLSQITDFITEGLMTKIDLDAVVKIATILAFLYGLGFIFNYIQGYIMATVTQRVSKKLRTEISTKINRLPLKYFDSTSTGDVLSRVTNDVDMIGQTMNQSLSTLVSAITMFVGSLIMMFYTNWIMALSAVLSTILGFALMTFIISKSQKYFAQQQKELGKLNGHIEEIYTGHHVVKVYNGEKEAKETFREINTRLYNSAWKSQFMSGLMMPLMMFVGNFGYVVVCLVGAVLAVNGSISFGVIVAFMIYIRLFTQPLSQLAQAATNLQSTTAASERVFEFLGEEELANESGKTLRLESAKGDVEFKHVNFGYNRDNMVIKDFSTKAKAGQKVAIVGPTGAGKTTLINLLMRFYEVNGGEILIDGVPTSNLTRQNIHQLFCMVLQDTWLFEGTIRENIVYSRKGVSNEQVEEACKAVGLHHFITTLPHGYDTVLDDKANLSAGQKQLITIARAMVEDAPLLILDEATSSVDTRTELLIQEAMDKLTVGKTSFVIAHRLSTIKNADLILVMKDGDIIESGKHQELLLKNGFYADLYNSQFEDAS; this is encoded by the coding sequence ATGAAGCATCCTCAACACGGGGGAGCACCCTCTTCAAATGGGATCAATAAGGCCTCCTTAAAGCAACTCATATCGTATTGTAGAGCATATATACCAATCATAACTGTTGCCTTAGTCCTTGCTATGCTAGGGTCAGTTTTCAATATCGTTGGACCAGAACTGCTTAGTCAAATTACCGATTTCATTACAGAGGGCTTGATGACCAAAATTGATCTTGATGCTGTGGTTAAAATCGCAACGATTCTTGCTTTTCTATATGGGTTAGGGTTTATTTTTAACTACATCCAAGGGTATATTATGGCCACTGTCACACAGAGAGTGTCCAAAAAATTACGTACAGAGATTTCAACGAAAATCAATCGATTACCACTCAAGTATTTTGACTCAACAAGTACAGGTGATGTCCTTAGCCGTGTAACAAATGATGTTGACATGATTGGACAGACGATGAATCAGAGTTTAAGTACATTGGTATCAGCTATTACTATGTTTGTTGGCTCACTGATCATGATGTTTTACACGAACTGGATTATGGCTCTTTCAGCTGTACTTTCTACCATTTTAGGGTTTGCACTCATGACGTTCATCATTTCAAAATCTCAAAAATACTTCGCCCAGCAGCAAAAAGAACTAGGGAAATTGAATGGTCATATTGAAGAGATTTATACGGGACATCATGTTGTGAAGGTATATAACGGAGAGAAAGAAGCAAAGGAAACGTTCCGTGAAATTAACACACGCCTATACAATAGTGCATGGAAATCTCAATTCATGTCTGGTCTAATGATGCCGCTCATGATGTTTGTTGGTAACTTCGGATATGTGGTGGTTTGTTTAGTCGGAGCTGTGCTTGCTGTTAATGGTAGTATCTCATTTGGGGTGATTGTTGCCTTTATGATTTACATTCGTCTCTTTACACAGCCATTATCACAGCTTGCACAAGCAGCTACAAATCTTCAGTCCACAACCGCTGCGAGTGAACGTGTATTCGAATTTCTTGGAGAAGAAGAACTGGCAAATGAAAGTGGCAAAACACTCAGACTCGAAAGTGCAAAAGGTGATGTGGAGTTTAAGCATGTGAACTTTGGATATAATCGAGACAATATGGTTATTAAGGATTTTTCCACAAAGGCAAAGGCAGGACAAAAAGTGGCAATTGTCGGCCCAACAGGTGCTGGTAAGACCACTTTGATTAATCTATTGATGCGTTTTTATGAAGTGAATGGTGGAGAAATTTTAATCGACGGTGTTCCAACAAGTAATCTTACACGACAAAATATTCATCAACTATTCTGTATGGTACTTCAAGATACATGGTTGTTTGAAGGAACGATAAGAGAAAATATTGTTTACTCTCGAAAAGGAGTTTCAAATGAACAGGTAGAGGAAGCCTGTAAAGCAGTGGGTTTACATCATTTTATTACAACTCTTCCTCATGGGTATGACACTGTATTAGACGATAAAGCCAATCTTTCAGCGGGGCAAAAACAGTTAATTACCATCGCTCGTGCCATGGTGGAGGATGCTCCGTTGCTAATCCTTGATGAAGCAACAAGTTCCGTTGATACTCGTACAGAATTATTGATTCAGGAGGCAATGGATAAGCTGACAGTGGGCAAAACTTCATTTGTTATTGCACATAGACTTTCGACAATCAAAAATGCAGACTTGATTCTAGTAATGAAGGATGGAGATATTATCGAAAGTGGGAAGCATCAAGAATTGCTTCTGAAAAACGGATTTTATGCAGATTTATATAATAGTCAGTTTGAAGATGCATCATAA
- a CDS encoding ABC transporter substrate-binding protein: MKKLGLSSLIFTMLFLLAACGSKEEASTTTNGSTEAVEESKEVTFTHEYGEVTLEKNPEKVVVFDFGILDALDALGVEVAGLPQAIVPESLEKYKGSEYTNVGSLKEPDFEAIHELQPDVIFISGRQAELYDQFAEIAPTIFVAVDYANYIPSLEENFNLLAELFEKEAVLKSKMEELQSSIDEVNKEASASESKALILLANEGKVSAYGPGSRYGFVHDVFGFKAVDENIEVSQHGQSITFEYILEKNPDVIFVIDRSAAVGGEVGAKETIENELVMKTNAYKNGKIIYLDAVNWYIAGNGISSTQAMTEEVKAALE; the protein is encoded by the coding sequence ATGAAAAAATTAGGTTTATCTTCTCTTATTTTCACCATGCTGTTTCTACTAGCGGCTTGTGGAAGTAAGGAGGAAGCGAGTACAACCACTAACGGAAGCACGGAAGCAGTAGAAGAATCAAAGGAAGTTACGTTCACACATGAATACGGTGAAGTAACACTTGAGAAAAATCCTGAGAAAGTAGTTGTTTTTGACTTTGGAATACTAGATGCATTAGATGCGTTAGGTGTAGAAGTAGCTGGACTTCCGCAAGCGATTGTACCTGAAAGTCTAGAAAAGTACAAAGGCTCAGAATATACAAATGTAGGTAGTTTAAAAGAACCTGACTTTGAAGCGATCCATGAATTACAGCCAGATGTGATTTTTATTTCAGGAAGACAAGCTGAGTTATATGATCAATTTGCTGAGATTGCCCCAACCATATTTGTTGCTGTTGATTATGCGAATTACATTCCTTCTCTAGAAGAAAACTTCAACCTTTTAGCTGAACTGTTTGAAAAAGAGGCTGTACTAAAATCTAAGATGGAAGAGCTACAATCAAGTATTGATGAGGTAAATAAAGAAGCATCTGCGTCTGAAAGTAAAGCTCTGATTTTACTAGCTAATGAAGGAAAAGTAAGTGCGTACGGACCTGGTTCACGTTACGGTTTCGTTCATGATGTGTTTGGCTTTAAGGCAGTAGATGAAAATATAGAGGTTTCTCAGCACGGTCAAAGTATAACGTTTGAATACATTCTCGAGAAAAATCCAGATGTTATTTTTGTTATTGACCGCTCTGCTGCTGTCGGTGGAGAAGTAGGAGCGAAAGAAACAATTGAAAACGAACTTGTTATGAAAACAAACGCCTATAAAAATGGGAAGATTATATACCTAGATGCAGTTAACTGGTATATTGCTGGGAATGGTATTAGTTCTACACAAGCAATGACGGAAGAAGTAAAAGCAGCACTAGAATAA
- a CDS encoding DUF5392 family protein has translation MNLFTKDMPNYIKKEIELMQEKLSPLMKKVSRYALWTMPLIWVSLFNLGYVLFFGEITQDTLPTILIYAAIGALGFALFRELRFHQKEIQKQSSAYIIDRIKNSEVATDYHKKEYINLIKEQPNARAINHFIQFLMEENQRKHMLQ, from the coding sequence ATGAACCTTTTCACGAAGGATATGCCCAATTATATTAAAAAAGAAATCGAACTCATGCAGGAAAAACTTTCTCCATTAATGAAGAAAGTATCTAGATACGCTTTATGGACCATGCCCTTAATTTGGGTATCACTATTTAATCTTGGATATGTATTATTTTTCGGTGAGATTACTCAGGATACCCTTCCTACCATCCTTATCTACGCTGCAATCGGTGCACTCGGATTCGCTTTATTTCGGGAGCTAAGATTCCACCAAAAAGAAATTCAGAAGCAAAGTTCGGCATACATTATTGATCGAATTAAGAATAGTGAAGTCGCCACTGATTACCATAAGAAAGAATATATTAATCTTATAAAAGAACAGCCAAACGCTCGTGCGATCAATCATTTTATTCAATTTTTAATGGAAGAAAATCAGAGAAAGCATATGCTTCAATAA
- a CDS encoding nitroreductase family protein has product MNILENIYSRRNIKKFKADMVEPEQINKWLEAGTMAPNHKMTQPWEVYMIGPETRTKLNHKTNFCQAPVVLAILSKHGSTEIETYENVLATACFVQNVNLAAWAEGVGTFWSSMGNAAKNREIMGIPDGYDVIGVFGIGYPEEISQPKERTSIQEKMKYLP; this is encoded by the coding sequence TTGAACATTTTAGAAAATATTTATTCTAGACGAAATATTAAAAAATTTAAAGCAGACATGGTTGAACCAGAACAAATCAACAAATGGTTAGAAGCTGGAACGATGGCTCCTAATCATAAGATGACCCAGCCATGGGAAGTGTATATGATTGGACCAGAAACAAGAACAAAATTAAATCATAAAACAAATTTTTGTCAGGCACCTGTTGTACTAGCGATCCTATCCAAACATGGATCAACGGAAATAGAGACGTATGAAAATGTTCTTGCCACCGCTTGTTTTGTCCAAAACGTTAATTTAGCTGCTTGGGCAGAAGGTGTTGGAACCTTCTGGTCTTCCATGGGGAATGCAGCGAAAAATCGTGAAATCATGGGCATTCCAGATGGGTACGATGTGATTGGGGTGTTTGGGATTGGTTATCCAGAAGAGATTAGTCAACCAAAAGAAAGAACGTCTATACAGGAAAAAATGAAGTATCTTCCATAA
- a CDS encoding MarR family winged helix-turn-helix transcriptional regulator: MDYKELAEELLRNMTRTAKMPFQKKVEDISHGEKKILGFLTFAKSSATSGELSEALYLTTPRVASALNSLSKKGFIQRSRDANDKRIVIVTITEEGTHFMEEERKEALMMIEQTLEKLGEHDAKEFVRILKRITDITIESE; the protein is encoded by the coding sequence ATGGATTATAAAGAGTTGGCGGAAGAACTGTTACGTAATATGACGAGAACAGCTAAGATGCCATTTCAGAAAAAAGTAGAAGATATTTCACATGGAGAGAAGAAAATTTTAGGATTCCTTACGTTTGCCAAGAGCAGTGCTACTTCAGGTGAACTGAGTGAGGCATTATATCTTACGACTCCTCGTGTGGCATCGGCACTGAATAGCTTGTCCAAAAAGGGATTTATTCAGCGAAGCAGAGACGCTAATGATAAACGCATTGTCATTGTCACCATTACTGAAGAGGGAACTCACTTTATGGAGGAAGAACGCAAAGAGGCGTTAATGATGATTGAGCAAACACTTGAAAAGCTTGGAGAACATGATGCGAAAGAATTTGTTCGTATCTTAAAAAGAATAACCGACATTACTATTGAAAGTGAGTAA
- the fbp gene encoding fructose-1,6-bisphosphatase — protein MNPKYLDLLAQKYDSEEKVVTEIINLEAILNLPKGTEHFVSDLHGEYQAFQHVLRNGSGNVKEKIKDLFQDVLTEKEMNEFATLIYYPEEKLQLVKNTFISDQEVNQWYIVIIYRMIKLISYASSKYTRSKLRKALPNQFVYIIEELLYKADDSNNKEQYYTKIVQQIISLGQAEKLITGLAYTTQRLVVDHLHVVGDIYDRGPEPDKIMETLINYHSVDIQWGNHDVLWLGAFAGSKVCLANIIRICARYDNLDIIEDVYGINLRPLLNLAEKYYNDNPAFRPKAHSDKKLTDHERLQITKIHQAISMIQFKLEMPIIKRRPNFNMAERLLLEKIDYDKNEITINGKTYQLENSCFATVNPEQPDQLLEEEAQVIERLLFSVQHSEKLARHMNFLMKKGSLYLRYNGNLLIHGCIPLDEEGNMEKMVIENTTYAGRELLDKFEHYLRHAFAHPEKTDDLATDMVWYLWTGEYSSLFGKRAMTTFERYFIKEKETHKEKKNPYYHLRENEDLCRRILEEFDLNPEQGHIINGHTPVKEIEGENPIKANGKMLVIDGGFSKAYQSTTGIAGYTLLYNSYGMQLVAHKQFNSKQDVLCNGTDVLSVKRLVDKELERKKVIETNVGEELLQEISILNSLREYRYMK, from the coding sequence TTGAATCCAAAATACCTAGATTTACTGGCCCAAAAATATGATAGTGAAGAAAAAGTAGTAACGGAAATTATTAATCTTGAAGCGATCCTTAATCTTCCAAAGGGAACAGAACATTTTGTCAGTGATTTACATGGGGAGTATCAAGCTTTTCAACATGTGTTAAGAAATGGATCGGGAAATGTCAAGGAAAAAATAAAAGATCTGTTTCAAGATGTTTTAACTGAAAAAGAGATGAATGAGTTTGCTACATTAATTTATTATCCAGAAGAAAAATTACAGTTAGTAAAAAATACTTTTATAAGTGATCAAGAAGTTAACCAATGGTATATAGTCATCATCTATCGTATGATAAAACTCATATCATATGCTTCTTCTAAATATACACGCTCGAAATTACGTAAAGCATTGCCCAATCAGTTTGTTTACATAATTGAAGAGTTACTTTATAAAGCAGATGATTCCAACAATAAGGAACAATATTATACGAAGATTGTTCAACAAATTATTTCCTTAGGACAGGCAGAAAAGCTCATTACTGGTCTAGCTTATACAACTCAAAGATTGGTAGTTGACCATCTCCATGTAGTTGGGGATATTTATGACCGTGGACCTGAACCAGATAAAATTATGGAAACTCTCATCAATTATCATTCTGTTGATATTCAATGGGGAAATCATGATGTTCTATGGCTAGGCGCATTTGCTGGTTCAAAGGTTTGTCTCGCTAATATTATTCGTATCTGTGCCCGGTACGATAATTTGGATATTATTGAAGATGTATATGGAATCAATCTTAGGCCGCTTCTTAATCTGGCTGAGAAATACTATAATGACAATCCCGCTTTTAGACCAAAGGCGCATTCAGATAAGAAACTGACAGATCATGAACGACTACAAATTACAAAAATTCATCAAGCCATTTCCATGATTCAGTTTAAACTAGAGATGCCGATCATAAAGAGACGCCCGAACTTTAATATGGCAGAGAGACTTCTGCTTGAGAAAATTGATTATGACAAAAATGAAATTACAATCAATGGGAAAACATACCAACTGGAAAACAGCTGCTTTGCTACAGTGAATCCAGAACAACCTGATCAATTACTAGAGGAAGAAGCTCAAGTGATTGAAAGACTGCTATTTTCTGTCCAGCATTCCGAAAAGTTAGCAAGGCATATGAATTTTCTAATGAAAAAAGGCAGTCTTTATTTGAGATATAACGGAAACTTATTAATCCATGGCTGTATTCCTTTAGATGAAGAAGGAAATATGGAGAAAATGGTGATTGAAAATACAACCTATGCCGGTCGGGAATTACTTGATAAATTTGAACATTATTTACGTCATGCTTTTGCTCATCCTGAAAAGACAGATGACCTGGCGACAGATATGGTCTGGTATTTATGGACAGGAGAGTATTCCTCTCTCTTTGGAAAAAGGGCCATGACCACCTTTGAGCGCTACTTTATTAAAGAAAAGGAAACCCATAAAGAGAAAAAGAACCCTTACTACCATTTACGGGAAAACGAGGACCTCTGCCGTAGAATTTTAGAGGAGTTTGATTTGAATCCAGAACAAGGTCACATTATTAATGGTCATACACCAGTAAAAGAAATTGAAGGAGAAAATCCTATTAAAGCCAACGGTAAGATGCTTGTCATCGATGGAGGATTCTCCAAAGCATATCAATCAACAACAGGGATAGCGGGTTACACGTTATTATATAATTCCTACGGTATGCAGCTTGTTGCACACAAGCAATTTAATTCAAAACAAGATGTACTTTGTAATGGAACAGATGTTTTATCAGTAAAAAGATTGGTAGATAAAGAACTAGAGAGAAAAAAGGTTATAGAAACAAATGTTGGAGAAGAGTTATTACAGGAAATATCTATTTTAAATAGTTTGCGTGAATACCGATATATGAAATAA
- a CDS encoding carbohydrate-binding domain-containing protein: protein MTIASGDDGIHADSSVVTKGGNLTITKTYEGIESKIVAIAGGTIDITSADDGLNVGGGADSSGDNIEESAAGDHLIQITGGYVSVNSLGDGLDSNGSFVMTDGTVVVNGPTDDGNGQIDYVETFEISGGVLVAAGSTKTQTSSEMSGQYAIMMTFPETQAAGTLVHLEDSEGNTIATFAPEKEYQSLYISSPDLSKDSSYTLYSGGSSTGTETNGLYTDSDYSGGTLVVDFTISDVMTRLNG, encoded by the coding sequence ATGACAATTGCATCAGGAGATGATGGGATTCACGCCGATTCATCGGTAGTAACTAAGGGTGGAAATCTTACAATTACCAAGACTTATGAAGGAATCGAAAGTAAAATTGTGGCCATTGCAGGTGGTACGATCGACATTACCTCTGCTGATGATGGACTAAATGTGGGTGGCGGAGCGGATTCCTCAGGTGACAACATAGAAGAAAGCGCAGCAGGGGATCATCTTATTCAGATTACAGGAGGATATGTATCTGTAAATTCACTGGGTGATGGCCTGGATTCTAACGGTTCATTTGTTATGACGGATGGGACAGTCGTTGTGAATGGACCAACAGATGATGGAAATGGTCAAATTGACTATGTGGAGACATTTGAAATATCTGGAGGAGTACTAGTTGCAGCTGGGAGTACGAAAACACAAACTAGCTCCGAGATGTCTGGACAATATGCCATTATGATGACATTCCCAGAAACACAGGCGGCAGGAACGCTTGTTCATTTAGAAGATAGTGAAGGAAATACGATCGCCACTTTTGCACCAGAAAAAGAATATCAGTCACTTTATATAAGTTCACCGGACTTATCGAAAGATTCTAGCTATACGTTATATTCAGGAGGTTCTTCTACAGGAACTGAAACGAATGGTTTATACACAGACAGTGATTATAGTGGTGGAACACTCGTAGTAGATTTTACAATCTCAGATGTGATGACAAGGCTGAATGGGTAA
- a CDS encoding ABC transporter ATP-binding protein, whose amino-acid sequence MIKIFKHLQGKDWLLIMCSLVFIIAQVWLDLKLPDYMYEITMLVQTEGSKMSEVLVQGGYMLLCAVGSMIAAMITGFFAAKVAAGFSVRLRGMVFEKTMSFSMEEINGFSTSSLITRSTNDITQIQLLIATGLQVLVKAPILAVWAVFKIMGKSWEWTAATGFAVLFLIVMLSIIIIVALPKFKVIQTLTDNLNRVTREHLTGIRVVHAYNAGAYQEEKFEQANNDLTNTNLFTSRVMAILMPTMGLIMSGLGLVIYWIGAFLINQAAIPDRLSLFSEMVVFSSYAVQVIMAFMMLSFVFIMLPRASVSAKRINEVLNTKAKIIDGNLTDGKEGLSGEIEFRNVSFKYPDAKDYILRNISFSAHKGETVAIIGSTGSGKTSLVNLIPRFYDAMEGEIFINGVNVKNYSQEALHDKLGYVSQKAVLFRGTVSSNVAYGHNIDIVSEETSIKKAIEIAQATEFVEKMENQYEGEIAQGGTNISGGQKQRLSIARAIFKQPEIYLFDDSFSALDYKTDRILRSLLKKEIKDATTIIVAQRIGTIKDADRIVVLDDGEVVGMGTHQELMINCEVYQEIAYSQLSKEELEIG is encoded by the coding sequence ATGATAAAAATATTTAAGCATCTTCAGGGCAAAGACTGGTTATTAATTATGTGTAGTTTGGTGTTTATTATTGCACAGGTTTGGCTTGATTTAAAGCTCCCTGACTATATGTATGAAATAACCATGCTCGTCCAGACAGAAGGAAGTAAAATGAGTGAGGTTCTCGTTCAAGGGGGATACATGCTTCTTTGTGCAGTGGGCAGTATGATAGCGGCAATGATTACTGGCTTTTTTGCCGCAAAAGTTGCAGCGGGATTTTCTGTTCGTCTCCGAGGAATGGTATTTGAAAAAACCATGTCTTTTTCGATGGAAGAAATCAATGGTTTTTCTACATCTAGTTTGATCACTCGATCAACCAACGATATTACACAAATTCAATTGTTGATCGCTACTGGACTTCAAGTACTGGTCAAAGCTCCAATTTTAGCGGTTTGGGCTGTTTTTAAAATTATGGGTAAAAGCTGGGAGTGGACAGCTGCCACAGGGTTCGCCGTTTTATTTCTTATAGTGATGCTTTCAATCATAATTATTGTCGCCTTGCCGAAATTTAAAGTGATTCAGACTTTAACTGATAACCTTAATCGTGTAACAAGGGAACACTTGACCGGGATTCGCGTTGTTCATGCCTACAACGCTGGAGCCTATCAGGAAGAGAAATTTGAACAAGCGAACAATGATCTCACGAATACGAATTTATTTACAAGCCGAGTGATGGCAATATTGATGCCAACGATGGGACTCATCATGTCTGGTCTCGGTCTAGTCATTTATTGGATTGGAGCCTTTTTAATCAACCAGGCTGCCATACCTGATCGATTATCCTTGTTCTCAGAAATGGTTGTATTCTCGTCATATGCAGTGCAGGTAATCATGGCCTTTATGATGCTTTCGTTTGTGTTTATTATGCTTCCTCGGGCATCTGTCTCTGCTAAACGTATTAACGAAGTACTAAATACAAAGGCAAAAATTATAGATGGAAACTTGACGGATGGAAAGGAAGGTCTTTCCGGAGAAATTGAATTCCGTAATGTTAGTTTTAAATACCCAGACGCAAAAGACTATATTCTTCGTAACATCAGTTTTTCAGCTCATAAAGGAGAAACGGTGGCAATTATTGGGTCAACCGGTAGTGGGAAAACTTCATTAGTAAATTTGATCCCACGATTTTATGATGCTATGGAGGGAGAAATTTTCATTAATGGAGTGAACGTAAAAAATTATTCTCAGGAAGCATTACACGATAAGCTAGGGTATGTATCTCAAAAAGCTGTTTTATTCAGAGGTACCGTGTCTTCCAATGTAGCATACGGCCACAACATAGACATCGTATCAGAAGAAACAAGTATTAAAAAAGCGATAGAAATTGCACAAGCAACAGAGTTTGTTGAAAAAATGGAGAATCAGTACGAAGGTGAGATTGCTCAAGGTGGTACAAATATTTCTGGAGGACAGAAACAAAGATTGTCTATCGCACGCGCGATTTTCAAACAACCTGAAATTTATTTGTTCGATGATTCATTTTCTGCATTAGATTATAAGACAGATCGAATATTGCGTTCGTTACTGAAAAAAGAAATTAAGGATGCCACAACGATCATCGTTGCACAACGAATAGGTACGATTAAAGATGCAGACCGAATTGTTGTTTTAGACGATGGGGAAGTCGTCGGCATGGGAACGCATCAAGAGCTTATGATCAATTGCGAGGTATATCAAGAAATTGCGTATTCTCAGTTGTCAAAGGAGGAGCTTGAAATTGGGTAA
- a CDS encoding MarR family transcriptional regulator, whose translation MESQEKQLEQFVDCVQAIGRHMKRSQRNSQDGTEITKTQWLILRFLAKQNGCTIGQLAERLEVRSSSMSQMIDRLELAGTVYREPDKNDARTRIVKLTEAGKEMISKMKHSRMEMIAGPFNQLTQEEQNTLVEIMMKMTTNLKLHGSRCKE comes from the coding sequence ATGGAATCACAGGAAAAACAATTAGAGCAATTTGTAGATTGTGTTCAAGCGATTGGTCGACACATGAAGAGGAGTCAAAGGAATAGTCAAGACGGAACGGAGATTACGAAGACACAATGGCTTATTTTACGTTTTCTAGCGAAACAGAATGGATGTACAATTGGTCAGCTTGCGGAACGGCTAGAAGTTCGTTCAAGTTCCATGTCTCAAATGATTGATCGATTAGAGCTAGCTGGAACAGTTTACCGTGAACCGGATAAAAATGATGCAAGAACACGCATCGTAAAATTAACTGAGGCTGGAAAAGAAATGATTTCTAAAATGAAACATTCCCGAATGGAGATGATAGCTGGTCCATTTAATCAGCTTACCCAGGAGGAACAGAACACGCTGGTTGAAATTATGATGAAAATGACAACAAATCTCAAGCTACATGGTTCACGTTGTAAAGAATGA